In Macrotis lagotis isolate mMagLag1 chromosome 8, bilby.v1.9.chrom.fasta, whole genome shotgun sequence, a single genomic region encodes these proteins:
- the LOC141496017 gene encoding hyaluronidase-1-like, producing the protein MAPGDFLFFICALLLILPDPSQDSGHPVLTNVPFVAIWNANTYLCQEKFQVNISLDTFHVIANPNQVFKGPTMTIFYSNELGLYPWYTPAGQPINGGLPQNASFWDHLIKSFKDILVTLPDLNFKGIVVIDWEEWRPVWATNWDLKKIYQEHSLDLVREKHPDWHPFQIEEVAKKQFEEAAMKWMVGTLQLGKFLRPRGLWGYYGFPDCYNYNFQKANYTGECDQEIRVLNNQLLWLWEQSQALYPSIYLPRELEGTGNSLPFVRGRLQEAFRVEGKTRNPGRPILPYMQIFYEKTNDFLPLEELENTIGESLAQGTDGIVLWLSGDREQTKESCQAIKDYVDTILGPFILNVTSSAYLCSEALCSGHGKCARHQHHPYAFLFLNPASFSIHHHPENGHLSLQGFLAEESLAKMKTEFKCLCYRGWAGEHCEYQGNL; encoded by the exons ATGGCTCCAGGGgacttcctgtttttcatctgtGCCCTTTTGCTGATCCTTCCAGACCCGAGTCAGGACTCAGGGCATCCTGTGCTAACAAATGTCCCCTTTGTTGCCATCTGGAATGCCAACACCTATTTGTGCCAAGAGAAATTTCAGGTAAACATCAGCCTGGACACTTTCCATGTGATAGCCAACCCAAACCAGGTCTTCAAGGGACCAACTATGACCATCTTCTATAGCAATGAGCTGGGCCTTTACCCTTGGTACACACCTGCTGGACAGCCCATCAATGGTGGCTTGCCTCAGAATGCCAGTTTCTGGGACCATCTGATCAAATCCTTTAAAGACATCCTGGTCACTTTGCCTGACCTCAACTTCAAGGGGATTGTGGTCATCGATTGGGAAGAATGGCGTCCTGTTTGGGCCACGAACTGGGACTTAAAGAAGATATACCAGGAGCATTCTCTGGATCTGGTCAGAGAAAAACATCCAGACTGGCATCCATTCCAGATAGAGGAGGTGGCTAAGAAACAATTTGAGGAGGCAGCCATGAAATGGATGGTTGGCACCTTACAGCTGGGGAAGTTCCTGCGACCTAGGGGACTCTGGGGCTACTATGGTTTCCCAGACTGTTACAATTATAACTTCCAGAAGGCCAACTACACAGGAGAGTGTGATCAGGAGATCCGGGTCCTGAACAACCAGTTGTTATGGTTGTGGGAACAGAGCCAAGCCCTTTACCCTAGCATCTACCTTCCTCGGGAGCTGGAGGGCACAGGAAACTCACTGCCATTTGTCCGTGGGAGGCTGCAAGAGGCATTCAGAGTGGAAGGGAAAACCAGGAATCCTGGCAGGCCTATCTTGCCCTACATGCAGATCTTTTATGAGAAGACAAATGATTTTCTGCCCTTG GAGGAGCTGGAGAATACCATTGGAGAGAGTCTGGCTCAGGGTACAGATGGAATTGTATTATGGCTGAGTGGAGACCGTGAACAAACCAAG GAATCCTGCCAGGCCATTAAGGACTATGTGGACACCATCCTTGGACCCTTCATCCTGAATGTAACCAGTAGTGCCTACCTCTGCAGTGAGGCACTATGCTCAGGGCATGGCAAATGTGCCCGTCACCAACATCACCCATATGCCTTCCTTTTCCTCAACCCAGCCAGCTTCTCTATTCATCATCATCCAGAGAATGGGCACTTGAGCCTTCAAGGTTTCTTGGCAGAGGAGTCCTTGGCCAAGatgaaaacagaatttaaatgtCTCTGCTATAGAGGCTGGGCTGGGGAGCATTGTGAATACCAGGGCAACCTTTAA
- the LOC141494926 gene encoding hyaluronidase-1-like, whose protein sequence is MILSPFMAGLPSVFALLLCLPTPGGSVVNPVVPGIPFAAIWNADTNICKTSFHVNIDLDTFHIVANPGQAFKGPNMTIFYSTQLGLYPSYTSEGQPVNGGLPQNASLTAHLTKAYQDILSSIPNSDFRGLAVIDWESWRPLWARNWDSKNIYRERSREMIREKHPDWYSWWVERKATEQFEGAAKAWMLDTLKLGEFLRPEGLWGYYGFPDCYNYNFQSPNYTGQCPPGIEDQNDHLQWMWEESRALYPSIYLSPELVGKDHSLLYVRSRLQEAFRVAGDTHSHSRHILPYAQIFYETTDHFLSLEDLEQSIGESAAQGADGIVLWISWWNSNSQKSCQAIKNYMDTTLGPFLLNVTSSTSLCSQSLCSGHGRCARRPDHPHAFLFLSPSSFSIQRQPDTGHLGVKGFLTKEASVKMAMEFECQCYSGWAGEQCEQQDGH, encoded by the exons ATGATCTTGAGCCCCTTCATGGCAGGACTACCATCTGTTTTTGCCCTCCTGCTGTGTCTGCCCACCCCAGGCGGGAGTGTGGTGAATCCTGTGGTTCCTGGTATCCCCTTTGCTGCCATTTGGAATGCTGACACCAATATCTGCAAGACCTCCTTTCATGTCAACATTGACCTGGATACCTTCCACATTGTGGCCAACCCAGGCCAAGCCTTCAAGGGGCCAAACATGACCATCTTCTACAGCACCCAACTGGGCCTTTACCCCTCATACACATCTGAGGGGCAGCCTGTAAATGGAGGCCTGCCACAGAATGCCAGCCTCACTGCCCACCTGACCAAGGCATACCAGGACATCTTGTCTTCAATACCCAACTCAGACTTCAGGGGCCTGGCAGTCATCGACTGGGAATCATGGCGTCCATTGTGGGCTCGCAACTGGGACTCTAAGAACATTTACCGGGAACGCTCTCGGGAAATGATCAGAGAGAAGCACCCAGACTGGTATTCTTGGTGGGTAGAGAGAAAGGCTACAGAACAGTTTGAAGGGGCAGCCAAGGCCTGGATGCTGGATACCTTGAAGTTGGGCGAGTTCTTGAGGCCTGAAGGACTCTGGGGATACTATGGTTTCCCAGATTGCTACAACTACAACTTCCAGAGTCCCAACTACACTGGTCAATGTCCACCGGGGATTGAGGATCAGAATGACCACTTGCAGTGGATGTGGGAGGAGAGCCGTGCCCTCTATCCCAGCATCTACCTGTCCCCAGAGCTGGTGGGCAAAGACCATAGTCTGCTTTATGTCCGCTCAAGGCTTCAAGAAGCTTTCCGGGTAGCGGGAGACACCCACAGTCATAGCCGGCACATCCTGCCATATGCTCAGATATTTTATGAGACCACTGATCACTTTCTATCTTTG GAGGACCTGGAGCAGAGCATTGGGGAGAGTGCAGCCCAGGGAGCAGATGGAATTGTGCTGTGGATCAGCTGGTGGAACTCCAATAGCCAA AAATCCTGCCAGGCTATCAAGAACTACATGGACACCACCCTGGGTCCCTTCCTCCTGAATGTGACCAGCAGCACTAGCCTCTGCAGCCAATCTCTGTGTTCAGGGCATGGTCGCTGTGCCCGCCGCCCAGACCACCCCCACGCCTTCCTCTTCCTCAGTCCATCCAGCTTCTCCATCCAGCGCCAGCCAGACACTGGGCACCTGGGGGTAAAGGGCTTCTTGACCAAGGAAGCCAGTGTCAAGATGGCAATGGAGTTTGAGTGTCAATGTTACTCAGGTTGGGCTGGAGAGCAATGTGAGCAGCAGGACGGTCATTGA